Part of the Verrucomicrobiota bacterium genome is shown below.
GTCATCAAATCGCTGGGCGACGCGACCCCGCCCGCCTCGGAAGAAGAAGACGAAGCATCGCTCTCCCGCACAGCCAGCCAAGTCCCAATCCCTAGGGCAAGCCCTAACAGCACAAGAAGAGAAACCAGCAGGGCTTTTTGCATCGTGAAGAAAGAAAAGGAAACCAGGAAAGCGAGCTTGGGAGAACCCTACAAACGAGCAGGAAGGGAGTCAATTGAGGAACCCGGCCTCCATCCCCCTCTAAAAGGCACTCCCCAACCTGTCTTCTGAGTCACCACTTCCACCACGGAGCTTCCGTGCGGAGCCAAGAAACAAGCCAGCTTGCTACCAGGAAATGGCAAAGAAACTGCTCCTTCTTTTTGCGACGGAAGGCGATGCCGACGGAAGAGCGAATGAGTCAGCCCAAGCTTCCGCCGAACAACGCCACCTAGACCGGAAGAAGCATGAGCAAAGCCACCATCGAACCCGTCGCGGCCAAGGCCAAAGAGTCAAAAGGAGACGCCAGCCGGAAGCCGAAGAAATCCAAGGACAAGCCAACCAAAGGAAAGGAGAAATCGTCCAAAAAGGGAGCGGGCTCGGATCGTGCCTCCAAACTCATGGAAGAGGCCTTTCCCATGGTGAAAGTCATTGCCGAACAGGTCAAAACCAGCATCCCGCCGGAACTCGTCAAGCGGGTCAAAGAGGTCAAAAGCAAGAAGCACATCGTCAGCCAGACCTACCCTTACGCACGCATGATGAGCGGGCGGAAATACGACGAGCAAATCGAGCTCCTCCAGATCGAGCTGGTCAAAATGCAGGCGTGGATCAACCAGACGGGCGAGCGGATTGTCATGCTCTTTGAAGGGCGCGATGCCGCCGGCAAGGGCGGAACCATCAAGCGCTTCACCGAAAACCTCAATCCTCGAAGCGCCCGCATCGTGGCCTTGGCCAAGCCATCGGACACCGAGCGGGGACAATGGTATTTTCAGCGCTACGTCGAGCAAATGCCGACCAAAGGAGAAATCGTGTTCTTTGACCGATCCTGGTACAATCGCGCCGGCGTCGAACACGTCATGGGCTTCTGCACCCCGAATGAATACCTGGAGTTTATGCGACAAGCCCCGGAATTCGAGC
Proteins encoded:
- the ppk2 gene encoding polyphosphate kinase 2, yielding MSKATIEPVAAKAKESKGDASRKPKKSKDKPTKGKEKSSKKGAGSDRASKLMEEAFPMVKVIAEQVKTSIPPELVKRVKEVKSKKHIVSQTYPYARMMSGRKYDEQIELLQIELVKMQAWINQTGERIVMLFEGRDAAGKGGTIKRFTENLNPRSARIVALAKPSDTERGQWYFQRYVEQMPTKGEIVFFDRSWYNRAGVEHVMGFCTPNEYLEFMRQAPEFERMVARSGIRLFKFWFSVSREEQLRRFLARAQDPLKQWKLSPMDVESLGRWDEYTKAKDSMLFYTDTADAPWTIVRSDDKKRARLNAIEYVLRAIPYEGKDESLLKSLDPLVVGSADQIYESGEEHRKQA